GTACCTTTGATTCAAAACAAGCCCTTTATGGGGTTTGGCAAAGTATTTTTGTTTTAATCGAGGCGCAAACTGAACGACGGAAGGAGCATACCTGCGGTATGTGACTGACAGAGTGAAGATTGCAACGAAGAGTAAAGCAAAAAGACGCTGCCAAACAGATTGCTTTGGGTTATATGGTCAAGTGACTAAGCGTACACGGTGGATGCCTTGGCAGTCAGAGGCGATGAAGGACGTGGTAATCTGCGATAAGCGTTGGCGAGTTGATAAACAAGCTTTGACCCAACGATTTCCGAATGGGGAAACCCACCGGCATAAGCCGGTATCCTTTACCTGAATACATAGGGTTTAGGAGGCGAACCCGGGGAACTGAAACATCTAAGTACCCGGAGGAAAAGAAATCAACCGAGATTCCCCTAGTAGCGGCGAGCGAACGGGGACCAGCCCTTAAGCAATTTTGGTGTTAGTGGAACACTCTGGAAAGTGTGGCCATAGTGGGTGATAGCCCCGTACACGAAAACACCTTTATTGTGAAATCGAGTAGGACGGCACACGTGAAATGTTGTCTGAACATGGGGGGACCATCCTCCAAGGCTAAATACTACTGACTGACCGATAGTGAACCAGTACCGTGAGGGAAAGGCGAAAAGAACCCCGTTGAGGGGAGTGAAATAGAACCTGAAACCGTGTACGTACAAGCAGTGGGAGCCTACTTGCTCTTTATTGAGCGATGGGTGACTGCGTACCTTTTGTATAATGGGTCAGCGACTTATTTTCAGTGGCAAGGTTAACCGAATAGGGTAGCCGTAGCGAAAGCGAGTCTTAACAGGGCGCCGCTCTTTTTAGAGTAACAAGTCGCTGGGAATAGACCCGAAACCGGGCGATCTATCCATGAGCAGGTTGAAGATCAGGTAACACTGATTGGAGGACCGAACCCACTGTCGTTGAAAAGCCAGGGGATGACTTGTGGATAGGAGTGAAAGGCTAATCAAGCCCGGAGATAGCTGGTTCTCCTCGAAAGCTATTTAGGTAGCGCCTCTTGTATCACCATCGGGGGTAGAGCACTGTTTGGGCTAGGGGGTCATCCCGACTTACCAACCCCATGCAAACTCCGAATACCGATGAGTGCAATCAAGGGAGACACACGGCGGGTGCTAACGTCCGTCGTGGAAAGGGAAACAACCCAGACCGTCAGCTAAGGTCCCAAAGTAATAGTTAAGTGGGAAACGATGTGAGAAGGCCCAGACAGCCAGGAGGTTGGCTTAGAAGCAGCCACCCTTTAAAGAAAGCGTAATAGCTCACTGGTCGAGTCGGCTCGCGCGGAAGATGTAACGGGGCTCAAACTATTCACCGAAGCTACGGGTTCAACAGTTTACTGTTGAGCGGTAGAGGAGCGTTGTGTAAGCGGTTGAAGGTGTGCCGGGAGGCATGCTGGACGTATCACAAGTGCGAATGCTGACATGAGTAACGATAAGGGGAGTGAGATCCTCCCCCGCCGGAAGACCAAGGGTTCCTGCGCAACGCTAATCGGCGCAGGGTGAGTCGGCCCCTAAGGTGAGGTCGAAAGACGTAATCGATGGGAAACAGGTTAATATTCCTGTACCCCTTTTGACTGCGACGGAGTGACGGAGAAGGCTAGGCCAGCACGGTGATGGTTATCCGTGTTTAAGGTTGTAGGCAAGGGTCTTAGGTAAATCCGGGTCCCTCTTTAATAGAGAATGCCGAGAACTGATGACGAACCAGCTACGGCTGGGAAGTGGTTGATGCCATGCTTCCAGGAAAAACTTCTAAGCTTCAGGTCAAAAGGGACCGTACCCCAAACCGACACAGGTGGTCAGGTAGAGAATACCAAGGCGCTTGAGAGAACTTGGGTGAAGGAACTAGGCAAAATGGCACCGTAACTTCGGGAGAAGGTGCGCCGGCTGGTGTGAAGGGCTTGCCCCGTAAGCACCGGCTGGTCGAAGATACCAGGTGGCTGCGACTGTTTATTAAAAACACAGCACTGTGCTAACACGTAAGTGGACGTATACGGTGTGACGCCTGCCCGGTGCCGGAAGGTTAATTGATGGGGTTAGACTCTCTTTTAAGAGAATCGAAGCTCTTGATCGAAGCCCCGGTAAACGGCGGCCGTAACTATAACGGTCCTAAGGTAGCGAAATTCCTTGTCGGGTAAGTTCCGACCTGCACGAATGGCGTAACGATGGCCACGCTGTCTCCACCCAAGACTCAGTGAAATTGAAATCGCTGTTAAGATGCAGTGTATCCGCGGCTAGACGGAAAGACCCCGTGAACCTTTACTACAGCTTCACAGTGGATCTTGATGTTGCTTGTGTAGGATAGGTGGGAGGCTTTGAAGTGTGGACGCCAGTCTGCATGGAGCCATCCTTGAAATACCACCCTGGCAATATTGAGGTTCTAACCCAGGTCCCTTATCGGGATCGGGGACATTGTGTGGTGGGTAGTTTGACTGGGGCGGTCTCCTCCCAAAGAGTAACGGAGGAGCACGAAGGTTGGCTAAGCACGGTCGGACATCGTGCGGTTAGTGTAAAGGCACAAGCCAGCTTGACTGCGAGACGTACAGGTCGAGCAGGTACGAAAGTAGGTCTTAGTGATCCGGTGGTTCTGAATGGAAGGGCCATCGCTCAACGGATAAAAGGTACTCCGGGGATAACAGGCTGATACCGCCCAAGAGTTCACATCGACGGCGGTGTTTGGCACCTCGATGTCGGCTCATCACATCCTGGGGCTGAAGCCGGTCCCAAGGGTATGGCTGTTCGCCATTTAAAGTGGTACGCGAGCTGGGTTTAGAACGTCGTGAGACAGTTCGGTCCCTATCTGCCGTGGACGTTGGAAGTTTGAGGAGAGCTGCTCCTAGTACGAGAGGACCGGAGTGGACGAACCACTGGTGTTCGGGTTGTGTCGCCAGACGCATTGCCCGGTAGCTAAGTTCGGACGGGATAACCGCTGAAAGCATCTAAGCGGGAAGCCCCCTTCAAGATGAGACTTCCCTTGGCCCTAGAGGTCACATAAGAGACGTTGAAGACTACGACGTTGATAGGCTGGGTGTGTAAGCGTTGTGAGGCGTTGAGCTAACCAGTACTAATGACTCGAGAGGCTTGACCATATAACGCCAAAGCGATTTGGTGCCATGCACTAGAGAGTGTAAGAGCAAGAACAAAGCTTATTTTACTGACAACGTTCCAGACGTTGTTCAGCATTTCCTCCATCCTTGGAGGTCAGATTTTGGATTCCGGAAGCTAGCTGAACAGCTAACTTCAACCAGTTTTGCCTGGTGACCATAGAGCGTTGGAACCACCCGATCCCATCCCGAACTCGGAAGTGAAACGATGCATCGCCGATGGTAGTGTGGGGATTCCCCATGTGAGAGTAGGTCATCGCCAGGCACTAATTAGAGAAGCCCGATAGAGAAATCTGTCGGGCTTTTTGCTGTGTGCGGAAAAAGAAGCAGAATATAGAAAGTAGCTAACGCTTAATTGATTTATTAAGGTGGGTGAAACACTATGAACTCTCTAATTTAACGTTTTTACAAACGCTGAACTTGAATGTGTTGGATTTTCCCATTAAAAATAACCACATCTTCCAAGCCTGAGTACTCGATTACTTCGCCCGTCTTAGCTTTACCCTTAAAATTAAACTCAAAATGAATGATTCCGGGTTTGATTTCAGAGACATTATTTACTGTCCATTCAAGAGCTGTAAATTGTCCATGATAAGTCTTTTGCATAGGCATGATGTTATCAACACCCAAAAAGAGTTCACCTGTTCCTGATCTGAATGTAGAGCTGTCATCAAACAGTTTTTTGATTTCCCCAAAGTTACTTTCATTCGATAGTTGGAAGTAAAGGTTCGCCATTTCCAAAGGGGTCATTATCTGTAAATCCTCTCATTTTTACTCAGCAAATTTGTATTATAGATTTGTTCTGTCATATAAATTACGCCATCTTGAAACAATAAGAGGTAGTCATGGCAAAAACAGCAGTTGTTGTTGGTGCAACAGGTTTGGTGGGAGAAGAGCTGGTTAAACAGCTGATTCGAAGTGATGGCTTTGACAAGGTGGTAACCGTGACCCGAAGGTCTCTAGATATAGAGTCAGATAAACATCAGAATCACATCATCAATTTTGAACAGTTGGATCAACACGCAGATTTGATCAAAGGTGATATGCTGTTTTCTTGTCTTGGAACAACCAGAAAACAGGCAGGTTCCATTGCAGCTCAACGACGCATAGATTACGACTATCAGTTGCAGATTGCACAACTAGCTGCTAAAAATAATGTTTCACACTATTTGCTGGTCAGTTCCAGTGGCGCAAATGCCAAGAGTTCCGCTGCATACATGAAAATGAAAGGCGAGTTGGAAGAACAGGTTAAACAACTCCCCTTTAAACGAGTCAGTATTTTTCAACCTTCTCTTCTGACGGGTAAACGTAAAGAAACAAGAACCGGAGAAGGCATTGCAGCTTACATCATGCCGGTTTTATGTAAACTGACTTTTCTGCGTAAATATCGACCGATTACGGGTAAACAGGTTGCCAGCAAAATGCTGGAAGTGTCTCTTTCCAAAGGAAAAACACTGGAATATTTTGTTTTGGATGATGTTTTTCCCAAAACACCCTGAACGTTCAATGGCTTGGAAAACCGGCGGCTGGCAAGGGTTTATGCTCCTTGGTTTCTAACAGCTTGTTGTATATAGTCCGCAGCCTTAGCTGTAAGCGGAATGTAAAACGATATGCCTCAATCAAAAGCTCTGTTGTCTGAATACGATGTCATCATTATTGGCGCGGGTGCGTCCGGTTTGATGTGCGCCCTGACGGCAGGCAAACGAGGCCGAAATGTGCTGGTTCTGGATCATGCCAACAAGATTGGCAAGAAGATCATTATCTCTGGCGGTGGGCGTTGTAACTTTACCAATATGTACACAGAGCCTGCCAATTACCTTTCCGGAAATGCACATTTCTGTAAATCCGCCCTCTCCCGTTACACGCAGTGGGATTTTCAGGCACTTGTGGATAAGTACCAGGTTGCCTGGCATGAAAAGACTCTGGGCCAGTTATTTTGTGATGATCGCTCACAGCAGATTGTTGATTTACTGGTCAGCGAGTGCCGCGATGCTGGTGTGACTATTCGCACGAAAACCAAAATTGAACAGATTAAATGCCAACAGCATGGCGAAGCACCTGTTTACCAATTAAATACGACACTGAGCGAATTTGTCTGCCAGTCACTGGTCATAGCAACAGGCGGTCTTTCTTTTCCCACCATGGGAGCAACCGGCTTTGGCTATGAAGTGGCTGAACGGTTTGGACATGAGCTGATTCCTGTGCGCCCTGCCCTCGTGCCTTTCACCATGCCAAAAAAATGGCTGGATCACTTTGCTGAACTGTCCGGTGTCAGTGCTGAAGTGATTGCCAGTTGTAATGGACAGTCTTTCCGTGAAAATCTGTTGATTACCCATCGTGGCGTCAGCGGGCCAGCTATTCTTCAAGTGTCTTCTTACTGGAATGAAGGCGACAAGGTTTCAATAAACTGGTTACCGGGTATGGCTATTTATGACTGGTTAAAGGAATCACAGGAACAACGACCTAGGGCTGCAACCTACACTATTATTTCTCAACATATGACTAAACGACTGGCTCAGGCTTTATGTCAGCATGGGAAGCTGCGACTGATGACTGAAAGTGGTCATAAGACAATGAATCACTACAGTCACGCTGAACTGGAACAGCTGGCAGAGGCTTTGGAAGAGTGGGAACTAATCCCGAGTGGCACCGAAGGGTATAAAAAAGCCGAAGTGACCTTAGGTGGAGTATCAACCGATAAAGTCTCTTCCAAAACCTTTGAAAGCCGGCTTCAGTCAAATCTGTTTTTTATCGGTGAAGTGTTGGATGTGACAGGCCATCTGGGTGGTTTTAATTTTCAGTGGGCCTGGGCGTCCGGACATTGTGCCGGGCAGTATGTCTGAGAGAGTATTAAAAGCCGGGCTAAAGAGCCCGGCCATCTTAACTTGAGAAAGGCGACATCAAGCCGACTGTGGCTGCTGACTTGTGCTCCGACGAGTCAGTACGGCAACGGTCAATGCCAGAAGCACCAGTCCGCACAGTAATCCGGCAATAATAGAACCTGTCACACCCAGTGCCAGGTAACTGGCGATGGCAATCACAGCGGCAATCACAGCGTAGGGCAGCTGGGTTGCCACGTGATCGATGTGGTGGCAGCCAGAACCTGTAGACGACAAGATTGTAGTATCAGAGATCGGTGAACAATGATCACCGAATACACCTCCGGCCAATACGGCAGCCATACTTGGCAGCATCAGGCTGGCGTCCAGAGCGCCTGCAAGGTTTGCCGCAATGGGCAGCATAATGGCAAAGGTGCCGTAGCTGGTACCGGTTGACAGAGCAGCAAAGGCACTCAGTACAAAAATCAGAGCAGGTACAACAGCAACTGGCAGGTTGCCTTCAGCCAGACTTGCCAGATAGCTACCCGTTCCCATGTCAGAGATAACACCGGCAATAGTCCAGGCCATCAATAGAATATAAACGGCAGGCATCATGGACTTTATGCCGGTGCGAATCGCCAGCAGCAGATCAGAACCGGTAACGCCCTGAGCAGCAAACCAGATGGTGGATACGATAGCTGTCGTCAGTCCAGCTGCAAACATGGACCAGGAGCCCGCAGCATTTTCCAGTGCACCAATCAACGAGAAGCTTTGACCATCAGCGGCCAGTGCGTCACCACCAGAATAAAGCATCAGGCCGACAACCAGCGCAATCAACATTGTTAATGGTGCAATCAGGTTCGCAACCCGACCATTTTCCAATTCTGGCAGACCAACTTCTTCGCCGGCAGGCAGACCTTTGCCCGGGTTCCAGAGTTGCCCCTGTGCTGCCCGTTGTTCTGCAGCAGCCATTGGTCCGATATCCAGATTAAAGACGACTACACACAACAGCAGCAGTAAGGCAAAGATGGCATAAAAGTTCATTGGAATCATCTGAACGAATACGCTGAGCGCGCTGCTACCGTCCAATCCGTGAATAGCAATAATGCCTACCAGCAGAGAGATGATGTACGCACCCCAAGTGGAAATCGGGGATACCACACACACAGGCGCAGATGTGGAATCAATGCAGTAAGCCAGCTTTTCACGGGAAACGCCGTACTGATCAGTGACAGGGCGGGCAACATTGCCGACCAGCAGAGCATTGAAGTAATCGTCGATAAAGATCACTGCGCCCAGCATGATGGTTACCAGCTTGGCATCACGACCATTTTGAATTCGCTTTCGTGCCCAGTGACCAAACGCCCGGGTGCCACCCGAAACAGACACCAGAGCCATCAAGACACCCACAGTTAGCAGAAAGCCAATGGTGTAAAGGTTCCAGGTTTCCAGTGCGCCATCGGACCAGACCAGTGCGGTGACACGGCTGAAGGTGTCAGACACCGTGGCGCTGAGGGAGAAATCAGATAACAGAAGAATACCGCTCAGAATACCAAGGCCCAGAGAAAGCAACACCTTACGTGTCACTATGGCCAATGTAATCGCCAACACTGGCGGTAGCAGAGAAAGCGCTGAATCAGCGTAGTTTATATAAGTATCAAGAGCCATCGAATACTTCTTTAGTTTTTTGTACGATGGAGGCTGCTGCCGCAGGACAGGTTAAAACCTGACTGGGGTATACACGCAAATAGTTGTATACCATCCTTCAGTAGCGCTCCATAGTAAATTTCAATGTCTGCCTTCCTGGCGGAGTTACTATGGCAGTGTTGTACCTGTTTAATACAACCCCAGCACAATGGGATGACGCCCAGTGCACTTCGGCATCGAATCCTTTCACTCAACGTCATTGGCTGTCTACCTCGACTGAGTTACTGATAGGCGATGCGCCTCTACATGTCGCAATATACGACGATGGAAAATGCTAGATGAATTCTGTCTAACAAGTCAAGAAATAACGTTTCAGGCTGTCTTATATAATCTGTTTATGTAATGGAGAAAGGACAGGTTGACGATAGACTAATTCAGCCCGTGACACTAATAAAGAGAATAATATGTCGCAGAATTCATACTCTAACCCTTACCGCTACTATGTACTGGCAGTGTTGTTTATCGCCTATGTTTTCAACTTCGTTGATCGTCAGGTTATGACCATTCTCATTGAGCCTATCAAGAATGAGTTTGGTGCTTCTGATACCCAGATGGGATTGTTGTCGGGTTTTGCGTTTGCCATTTTCTATGCATCGCTGGGTGTGCCGGTTGCCCGTTTGGCAGATAAATGGTCAAGACGTAATGTGCTGACGATCTCTATTACTCTCTGGAGTGCTATTACGGCTTTATGTGGTATGGCGGCTAATTTCTGGCAGATGGCCCTGCTCAGAATTGGTGTCGGAGTGGGCAAAGCTGGCGGTACTCCGCCTTCACAGTCATTGTTGTCGGATTATTTTCCACAGGAAAAACGTTCACTGGCGCTGGGTATTTACTCTGCGGCTCCCCATGTCGGTGTTCTGGTCGGTTTGTTTGGTGGAGCCATGATTGCCGATGCTTATGGCTGGCGTGTGGTATTCGTTGTATTTGGTTTGCCGGGATTGTTGCTGGCACCCATCTTATATTTTACCGTTCGAGAGCCGGTTCGTGACATCAAACCTCAGCCTGATGCAAAAGACTCACTCTGGGGAACCGTGAAGCAGCTTTATAAAATGCCAACCTTCAGCTATATCAGTCTGGCCATTGGTGTAACGGCTATTTCGGCTTTTGGTCTTGGTGCCTGGGCGCCCAGTTTTCTGATTCGTATACACGGCATCAGCATTGTAGAAGCAGGGTTATACCTAGGCCTTGTCGGAGCTTTTTGTGGAGGCATCGGTGCCGTATTGGGTGGCTACATCTGTGACCGGATGGCTGCCAGAAACCCTGTGTGGCAGTTGAGGTTTCCGGCTATCAGTATTCTGTTGTCGTTGCCTTTCCTGATGGGTTTTATTCTCTGGCCGGAAACCGACACCGTAGCCATTCTGGGTAAAAATGTTCCGGTGGCCATCCTGTTTATGATGTGTTCCACCCTGTTGGCAGGTTTCTGGGTTGGACCAACTTATGCGGCGGCACAGAACCTGACCCCTCCTGAATGTCGGGCGCAGGCTTCAGCGTTATTACTGCTTGCTTTTAACCTTCTGGGTATGGGGTTTGGCCCTTTCCTGATTGGTGTATTGAGTGATGCTTTCGTTGATACTTATGGCGCAGAGTCAATTCGTTACGCTCTGGCCTGGAGTCTGGTGACAGTGGTGTTGGGAGCGTTCTTTTTCTGGAAAGGCAGTGGACATTACCGGCAAGCAATGGAAGGCAGAGAACAAGAAGAAGACTACCCTGCTGAACTCGGAAACAGCACAGAATCGACAGCCTGATTTTAAATTGGCCTGCGTATGCTTCAGACGTTAACCTTGGGGCAGTTAATTTGCTGTTTTAGTCCCAAGGAATTTCATTGTGAAGTTTGTAAACCGTTGTGTCGTTAACCTCAAACCAGCCCAACCCTTTATCGACTGGGCTAAGTCACTTGGCGCTGATTTGCCTGAAGACTGGTCTCTGGAAGGGGGCGCTTATCTTCTGGATGAACAGGATACCGAGGAAGACCTGAACATCATTATTGATCAGCACGCCCGCGATATGATGGAGAATGAGCTGTCGGCATGGGAAGAAGACACTGCACGCTGGCCGAAGGAGCGCAATGCGGAGCAGCTGCGTCGCTGGTTTCAGGTGCATATAGCGGTAGCGGGTTTCGATCTGGGCAGAGAAGACCTGATGCGTGCCGATCTGGCTGACCTTGAAGTCATGTGAGTCTCCGAAAATTAAACGACTTGGTATAAGAAGGTGTATAGAATGCTGAAACGGATTACGGTTCTGTCGTTACTGTTTCTTATGGCGGGTTGTCAGATGCTGGAAAAGCAGCAGGCAAAATTTCCTTTGTCCATTGTTGTCAGTGCTTCTCCGTCGGGTGATGTCAAAGTGGAAAGTTACTATCCGGATGGTTCTAAAGTCATGGCTGGTCGCGTTGTGGTTAAAACCGTGAATGACCGGAAGGTAGCCGATCAAATGATCGGCGAAGATGGCTCAGTACGCTTTTTCTATTCCGTACAGAACATTCAGCTGCTTATTCAGGTTCAGTCTGAAGAGGGTTTGCGCGGAAGGAGAACGCTGAACATTGGTCAGGCGTTCCCCGGATTGGGCAGTCAGGGCGGTTTCGTTCCTGGCTATTAAAAAGTTATTAGAAAGAAAGTCATTAGGACGTCACCAAAGAGCCAGTTCCAGTCTTGGTCCTATCTCCCTGAACCCCTGTCGTTTGTAGAATGACAGGGTTCTTGCCCACTTGGGTTGCTCAGGGGAACCGACTTCCAGAAACGGCCAGCCTTTGCTTTTAGCGAAGTCTCTGGCCGCATCAATCAGCATTGCGCCCACTCCGGCAGAACGATGCTCCGGTTCAATGTACATTTCCATAATTTCACCGAAATGGCCGCCCGCATAAAGCGCTGCACACTCGCTGAGCGTCATTACTCCCACGGTTTCACCGGTGTGATCCTTAGCCAACAGTGCCCAGAAGCCTGATCCGGAAAGCAGTGTTTCGGCAGCGTTGATAAATGCCTGCTTATCCAGCCCTCCGGTGTTGCCTTCCCAGAGCTCTGATTCCATGCTGAAAGCCATGGTTCCGACCTTCTCAGCCTCTGTGCCGGAGGCTTTGCAAACGGTGTATAACGTTGACATGACAAATTGCTGTTGCTGATAAATCGCCAAGTTTATCAGAGATTCGCTTGCTGATCGGGTCGCAAATACGTAACGTGCGCCCCTTTGAATGAGTAACGAATGTCCGGCAATGATGAATGAAGGCGTAACAAAGGCAGTATCTGAAAAAACCTATGAACCTCTGGAAATCCTTTATCAGGATGATGAACTGGTTGCTGTGAATAAGCCTTCCGGGTTGCTGGTGCACCGATCCATGATTGATCGGCATGAAACCCGTTTTGCCCTGCAGGAAGTCAGGAATCAGATCGGGCAACGGGTTTACCCATTGCATCGGCTGGATAAACCGACATCCGGTGTTTTACTGTTTGCCCTGTCTTCCGAAATAGCCAGACAGATGGGACAGCAGTTTGAATCAAACCGTGTGAGTAAGAAATATCTTACGGTTGTGCGTGGTTATGCGCCGGAGTACGGCACGGTTGAACATGCCCTGAAAGAAGAGCTGGATAAAATGACGGATCGTAAAGCGCGTACAGACAAACCGGCTCAGGAAGCCATCACCGAATTCACTCGTCTGGCGACGGTTGAAATACCCGTGGCGATCGATCGTTATCCACAAAGTCGTTACTCATTGGTTGAATGCCGGCCCCGAACCGGGCGCAAGCATCAGATTCGTCGTCACATGAAGCACATTGCCCACCCGATTATAGGGGATGCAAAACACGGTAAAGGCAATCATAACCGTTACTTTGCAACGCACTTTGGTGCAGACCGGCTGCTGCTGGCCTGTGTTGAAATGGAGGTCAGACACCCTGTCAGTGGCAAAAAACTGTTGTTAAAGGCATCGCTGGATAAACGTTTTTCTGATCTGGTGGTGCGCTTTGGCTGGGCTCAAAACGTGGTTGAATATTTACACACGAAAACACCATAGAAACTAAATTACCTTTTTAATACACAATTTCGCTGTTTTCTATTCTTGTTCTGGAGCTTATTGAATTTATTGGTTATTATTGAGTTTCTGATCTATTTTTTAAGATCGTTAAACGATAATTATCCGTTATGCTCATATTATCCGTTATGCACAGTCCGTTATGCACAAAGAGTGCTACTGAGTTCGATGTATGAATACTCTGGAACGTTTATCTGAATACCGCTTTACGGCTTCCCAGCTGGCTCGTTTTCGCAGGCTTGGAGAGTTTCTCGGGCGTCAGCCGCTGGTGATTCGTCAACAGCCCGAAGTG
Above is a window of Endozoicomonas montiporae CL-33 DNA encoding:
- a CDS encoding NAD(P)H-binding protein; the encoded protein is MAKTAVVVGATGLVGEELVKQLIRSDGFDKVVTVTRRSLDIESDKHQNHIINFEQLDQHADLIKGDMLFSCLGTTRKQAGSIAAQRRIDYDYQLQIAQLAAKNNVSHYLLVSSSGANAKSSAAYMKMKGELEEQVKQLPFKRVSIFQPSLLTGKRKETRTGEGIAAYIMPVLCKLTFLRKYRPITGKQVASKMLEVSLSKGKTLEYFVLDDVFPKTP
- a CDS encoding NAD(P)/FAD-dependent oxidoreductase, with the protein product MPQSKALLSEYDVIIIGAGASGLMCALTAGKRGRNVLVLDHANKIGKKIIISGGGRCNFTNMYTEPANYLSGNAHFCKSALSRYTQWDFQALVDKYQVAWHEKTLGQLFCDDRSQQIVDLLVSECRDAGVTIRTKTKIEQIKCQQHGEAPVYQLNTTLSEFVCQSLVIATGGLSFPTMGATGFGYEVAERFGHELIPVRPALVPFTMPKKWLDHFAELSGVSAEVIASCNGQSFRENLLITHRGVSGPAILQVSSYWNEGDKVSINWLPGMAIYDWLKESQEQRPRAATYTIISQHMTKRLAQALCQHGKLRLMTESGHKTMNHYSHAELEQLAEALEEWELIPSGTEGYKKAEVTLGGVSTDKVSSKTFESRLQSNLFFIGEVLDVTGHLGGFNFQWAWASGHCAGQYV
- a CDS encoding Na+/H+ antiporter NhaC family protein; translation: MALDTYINYADSALSLLPPVLAITLAIVTRKVLLSLGLGILSGILLLSDFSLSATVSDTFSRVTALVWSDGALETWNLYTIGFLLTVGVLMALVSVSGGTRAFGHWARKRIQNGRDAKLVTIMLGAVIFIDDYFNALLVGNVARPVTDQYGVSREKLAYCIDSTSAPVCVVSPISTWGAYIISLLVGIIAIHGLDGSSALSVFVQMIPMNFYAIFALLLLLCVVVFNLDIGPMAAAEQRAAQGQLWNPGKGLPAGEEVGLPELENGRVANLIAPLTMLIALVVGLMLYSGGDALAADGQSFSLIGALENAAGSWSMFAAGLTTAIVSTIWFAAQGVTGSDLLLAIRTGIKSMMPAVYILLMAWTIAGVISDMGTGSYLASLAEGNLPVAVVPALIFVLSAFAALSTGTSYGTFAIMLPIAANLAGALDASLMLPSMAAVLAGGVFGDHCSPISDTTILSSTGSGCHHIDHVATQLPYAVIAAVIAIASYLALGVTGSIIAGLLCGLVLLALTVAVLTRRSTSQQPQSA
- a CDS encoding spinster family MFS transporter, which translates into the protein MSQNSYSNPYRYYVLAVLFIAYVFNFVDRQVMTILIEPIKNEFGASDTQMGLLSGFAFAIFYASLGVPVARLADKWSRRNVLTISITLWSAITALCGMAANFWQMALLRIGVGVGKAGGTPPSQSLLSDYFPQEKRSLALGIYSAAPHVGVLVGLFGGAMIADAYGWRVVFVVFGLPGLLLAPILYFTVREPVRDIKPQPDAKDSLWGTVKQLYKMPTFSYISLAIGVTAISAFGLGAWAPSFLIRIHGISIVEAGLYLGLVGAFCGGIGAVLGGYICDRMAARNPVWQLRFPAISILLSLPFLMGFILWPETDTVAILGKNVPVAILFMMCSTLLAGFWVGPTYAAAQNLTPPECRAQASALLLLAFNLLGMGFGPFLIGVLSDAFVDTYGAESIRYALAWSLVTVVLGAFFFWKGSGHYRQAMEGREQEEDYPAELGNSTESTA
- a CDS encoding GNAT family N-acetyltransferase yields the protein MAIYQQQQFVMSTLYTVCKASGTEAEKVGTMAFSMESELWEGNTGGLDKQAFINAAETLLSGSGFWALLAKDHTGETVGVMTLSECAALYAGGHFGEIMEMYIEPEHRSAGVGAMLIDAARDFAKSKGWPFLEVGSPEQPKWARTLSFYKRQGFREIGPRLELALW
- the truC gene encoding tRNA pseudouridine(65) synthase TruC is translated as MSNECPAMMNEGVTKAVSEKTYEPLEILYQDDELVAVNKPSGLLVHRSMIDRHETRFALQEVRNQIGQRVYPLHRLDKPTSGVLLFALSSEIARQMGQQFESNRVSKKYLTVVRGYAPEYGTVEHALKEELDKMTDRKARTDKPAQEAITEFTRLATVEIPVAIDRYPQSRYSLVECRPRTGRKHQIRRHMKHIAHPIIGDAKHGKGNHNRYFATHFGADRLLLACVEMEVRHPVSGKKLLLKASLDKRFSDLVVRFGWAQNVVEYLHTKTP